The segment TGTTTTGCTTTGGTTTGTGTTAAGAAAGATAAGCAAAACAcaagtaagaaaaataaattaaaaacaaaatcggTAAAAAGTTTGTAAAAGTTGTGTGgtgttttggttaaaaaaaacctgtcaaattttaacaaaaaaagttcaaattacaaaaaaatatgtggcAGAAACTGTTCTTACAAAGTTTGCTGCTAAGTGCTGCCTTAAGCTCTGTCATGGCCATCAATTGTTACGTATGCGATGCCTCTGATACCAATAATCCATTTCAGTGTGGCGAATGGTTTGAACGTTTCGATGACCCCGACTTACAGCCACAGAACTGTTCGAATGTTCACGATGCCAAGTTCTGTATTAAACATGTGGGACGTTTTGAAGGTGGCATTGGAGCGAAGAGATTCTGTTCATCCAAAGATTTAGGCAACTATTGTGATTATGTGCGTAATAAAGGTGATCGTATGGATTATAGATCTTGTATTTATACTTGCAACACGGATGGTTGTAATGGTGCATCTAGTTTACATCTTACACAACTACTTCTGCCATCAGTAGTAGGTGTGGTTGCGGTCTTAGCCGTAATGAGGTTGAAAATTTTGTGGTGAGATAGAAGCAGTGTTGTTAAAGAGTGTATTCGTTGaaatgttagattttttttaaagtaaaataaagctttcttcataaattttcttttaatcgacaatttttcaaaatttgttttataaatcgaaaattaatagatattttcttcaaaatttcttttaaatcgagaatttattgaaattaaccTACAAATCTggaatttatcaataatttaacaaaagattTCTATAAATAGAACATTTatcgaaaaagttttaaatatagagaatttatcaaaaattttct is part of the Lucilia cuprina isolate Lc7/37 chromosome 3, ASM2204524v1, whole genome shotgun sequence genome and harbors:
- the LOC111683020 gene encoding U-scoloptoxin(05)-Cw1a, whose amino-acid sequence is MWQKLFLQSLLLSAALSSVMAINCYVCDASDTNNPFQCGEWFERFDDPDLQPQNCSNVHDAKFCIKHVGRFEGGIGAKRFCSSKDLGNYCDYVRNKGDRMDYRSCIYTCNTDGCNGASSLHLTQLLLPSVVGVVAVLAVMRLKILW